The Pyrus communis chromosome 2, drPyrComm1.1, whole genome shotgun sequence genome includes a window with the following:
- the LOC137721050 gene encoding phytosulfokines-like → MSSKLTSLSVVALLLFLTLSGTMARPLLSSSSSSSSDVSAMKVQPELKDVEVEKAMVEESCDGVGEDECLMRRTLAAHIDYIYTQKHNP, encoded by the exons ATGTCGTCCAAGCTCACCAGCCTCAGTGTGGTTgccctcctcctcttccttacATTATCCGGCACGATGGCGCGGCcgttgctttcttcttcttcttcttcttcttctgatgTCAGTGCCATGAAAGTTCAACCTGAG TTGAAGGATGTTGAGGTAGAAAAAGCCATGGTGGAGGAAAGTTGTGATGGAGTTGGAGAAGATGAGTGCCTGATGAGAAGAACTCTTGCGGCTCACATTGATTACATCTATACACAGAAGCACAAtccataa